Proteins from one Malaya genurostris strain Urasoe2022 chromosome 2, Malgen_1.1, whole genome shotgun sequence genomic window:
- the LOC131430050 gene encoding metaxin-1 homolog, with product MELFLYRGEWGLPTIDYECASILAYLKFSEAKVTLNFNGNPFSSPNGMLPYLVTDGGKKLAGYNRIVEFLQSRGFDANAQLEEQNYIVINGCIQYVLENLYPFFMYNLWGDPKNLDTTRMIYAKRIPIPFNFYCPRKYVVKTNELTKSLAGFALEDSVAIHDVNDMMLNAKKCINWVSEKLGENRFFFGDTPSEVDAILYGYLSVILKLTLPNGVLQNHLKECTNLTKFVDRITTIYFAKEGFTGVGSASNSSSSSSSSNQKSEDQAHKSYDGTQKEEDTPHDRKRRYIVSGIFATIAMVSYALMSGILTISTGGHGGNGFISYDEPEYDDED from the exons ATGGAACTATTCCTATACCGAGGCGAATGGGGGCTACCCACCATAGATTACGAGTGCGCCAGCATTTTG GCATACCTAAAATTTTCGGAAGCAAAAGTTACGCTCAATTTCAACGGCAATCCGTTTAGCTCGCCGAATGGAATGTTACCGTACCTGGTCACCGACGGTGGTAAAAAGCTTGCTGGTTACAACCGGATCGTGGAATTTCTTCAATCCAGAGGCTTCGACGCAAACGCTCAGCTCGAAGAACAGAACTACATTGTGATAAATGGGTGCATTCAGTACGTACTGGAGAATCTGTACCCATTCTTTATGTACAACTTGTGGGGTGATCCGAAGAACCTGGACACCACGCGAATGATCTACGCCAAACGAATTCCCATTCCGTTCAATTTCTACTGTCCGCGAAAGTACGTTGTGAAGACAAATGAACTAACGAAGTCATTGGCTGGCTTCGCCTTGGAAGACTCCGTTGCTATACACGACGTTAATGAT ATGATGCTAAACGCAAAAAAATGCATCAACTGGGTTTCGGAGAAGTTAGGCGAAAATCGCTTCTTTTTCGGTGACACACCCAGCGAAGTTGACGCAATCCTGTATGGTTATCTATCCGTAATATTGAAATTAACCCTGCCGAACGGTGTGCTGCAGAATCATCTGAAAGAATGCACCAATCTAACTAAGTTTGTAGATCGAATCACAACGATTTACTTCGCTAAGGAAGGTTTTACCGGCGTGGGTTCCGCTTCGAActcatcgtcatcgtcatctAGTTCCAATCAGAAATCTGAGGATCAAGCGCACAAATCATACGACGGTACTCAGAAAGAGGAAGATACGCCGCACGACAGGAAACGGCGATACATCGTCTCGGGTATTTTTGCCACGATTGCCATGGTGAGCTATGCGTTAATGTCCGGGATATTGACG ATATCGACTGGTGGCCACGGTGGCAACGGTTTCATCTCTTATGATGAACCCGAATACGATGACGAAGATTGA
- the LOC131430052 gene encoding methyl-CpG-binding domain protein 2 isoform X2 — translation MNVSIEKKRADCAALPKGWQREEVLRKSGLSAGKVDVYYYSRGMRADTSLIPPIRQTASIFKQPVTVVRSQDSESKVKRELQHGSQIKPKQLFWEKRLENLHANNTFNEEIGSLELPKRLKAVGPGVNEATVLQSLATALHHNTHPVTGQTASKTSLNTNAGVFLNPEQPLMHVTTVTEDDIKRQEERVQFARSRLQEALRV, via the exons ATGAATGTTTCGATCGAGAAAAAACGAGCAGACTGTGCGGCACTACCAAAAGGCTGGCAACGGGAGGAAGTCCTCCGAAAATCGGGACTGTCTGCTGGGAAGGTAGACGTTTACTATTACAG TCGTGGAATGCGAGCGGATACTTCACTGATTCCTCCGATTCGACAGACGGCATCCATTTTCAAGCAGCCAGTTACCGTCGTCCGGTCGCAGGACAGCGAAAGCAAAGTTAAACGTGAACTACAGCATGGCTCTCAGATTAAACCGAAGCAATTGTTTTGGGAGAAGCGACTGGAG AATCTACACGCTAACAATACGTTCAACGAGGAGATTGGCAGTCTGGAGCTTCCGAAGCGCCTGAAAGCTGTTGGCCCTGGGGTAAATGAAGCCACGGTTCTGCAGTCACTAGCCACTGCCCTACACCACAACACTCATCCGGTAACCGGTCAAACCGCTTCGAAGACTTCATTGAATACAAATGCCGGAGTGTTTCTTAATCCGGAACAACCTTTGATGCATGTGACCACCGTCACCGAAGATGACATTAAAAGGCAGGAAGAACGAGTCCAGTTCGCTCGTTCACGGCTACAAGAGGCTTTGCGGGTGTAA
- the LOC131430052 gene encoding methyl-CpG-binding domain protein 2 isoform X1 yields the protein MNVSIEKKRADCAALPKGWQREEVLRKSGLSAGKVDVYYYSPTGKKIESKPQLARALGDTIDLSTFDYQAGRIVPNATHMMLQHNALKRKLGNPTASAPTGTGPTPPPPVPIYHQFSGGAGGAKQQHQHQQYDYSRGMRADTSLIPPIRQTASIFKQPVTVVRSQDSESKVKRELQHGSQIKPKQLFWEKRLENLHANNTFNEEIGSLELPKRLKAVGPGVNEATVLQSLATALHHNTHPVTGQTASKTSLNTNAGVFLNPEQPLMHVTTVTEDDIKRQEERVQFARSRLQEALRV from the exons ATGAATGTTTCGATCGAGAAAAAACGAGCAGACTGTGCGGCACTACCAAAAGGCTGGCAACGGGAGGAAGTCCTCCGAAAATCGGGACTGTCTGCTGGGAAGGTAGACGTTTACTATTACAG tccaacgggtaaAAAGATCGAAAGTAAACCACAGCTGGCTCGAGCACTCGGCGATACAATCGACCTGTCGACGTTCGACTATCAGGCCGGTCGAATTGTACCGAACGCAACCCATATGATGTTGCAGCACAATGCGCTCAAACGAAAATTGGGTAACCCGACAGCAAGTGCTCCTACGGGAACAGGACCAACGCCTCCACCACCCGTTCCGATCTATCATCAGTTCTCCGGTGGAGCAGGAGGTGCGAAGCAGCAGCACCAGCATCAGCAGTATGACTACAG TCGTGGAATGCGAGCGGATACTTCACTGATTCCTCCGATTCGACAGACGGCATCCATTTTCAAGCAGCCAGTTACCGTCGTCCGGTCGCAGGACAGCGAAAGCAAAGTTAAACGTGAACTACAGCATGGCTCTCAGATTAAACCGAAGCAATTGTTTTGGGAGAAGCGACTGGAG AATCTACACGCTAACAATACGTTCAACGAGGAGATTGGCAGTCTGGAGCTTCCGAAGCGCCTGAAAGCTGTTGGCCCTGGGGTAAATGAAGCCACGGTTCTGCAGTCACTAGCCACTGCCCTACACCACAACACTCATCCGGTAACCGGTCAAACCGCTTCGAAGACTTCATTGAATACAAATGCCGGAGTGTTTCTTAATCCGGAACAACCTTTGATGCATGTGACCACCGTCACCGAAGATGACATTAAAAGGCAGGAAGAACGAGTCCAGTTCGCTCGTTCACGGCTACAAGAGGCTTTGCGGGTGTAA